TACTTAAAAATGGCCTTGTGGAAATTTACTtattgacatggagagagagttTTCTGGACCCCAAAAAGCAGGTGACCAAATGGTATCTATGGGTAAGGGATTCCATTTCATAAAATAAACTATGTGTAACTTGCCTCACAGGTGCGTCAGAATTTAGGTGCTAGCTTTCTtacatttgcatttctgttttgGGTCGTCCTTCTGTAAATGCAGCCCTTCTGTAATAACGAGTAAAAATCTGATCTAAATATTGGACTTCAAGTCTGGGCATCACGGCGTATTTGTATGAACAGAAACTAGAGAGTAGGTCAAACAAATGAATGTACATTCATCATTGGATTACTATGCAGTGGATTACTACACAAATGTTGATGCATATTTAAGGACAGTATCGTCCTTAATCCCAGGCAACCCCAGTCTGTGTTCAGGAGGTAAGGCAAGGAGAAGCATCCTACTGGAAAATTCTAAATCTGCCTCTGGTGCGCGGCAGCAGTGCTGAACATCCCGAGCCTAGGCAGTGTGGGGCCTATCCCTTTTGCTGCCTTCAGGCCACTCTCCAACCCTACAGCCCCctagagccctgtgtggggtcaTTCAGATGCCCAAAGGAGTTCCGGGACAGTCTCTTCTGGAGTCACACATAGGCCCAGTGTCCTGTCGGGATTCCAGGAGGGATGCCCAGCTCAGAGGTTATCTCCTGTTGGCCAGTGTGGTATTTCTTTCAGGCCACTGCTTGAAAGTTTCACCACCAGAGTGGTGCTGACAAACTAAACTgatttggggggcggggggtgactCAAAGTGTTTACACAGACAGCATCGCCGCCCCTGCGCAGTCCAAGTATGGATGGGGAATTCACATCGTGGACCCAGCAGCAGCGGTCCCCCGTACCGCACAGCCTACGGTCCGGTTCCGAGCCGGATGGAGCTAGGTTGGCTCGCTCCCTTTAAGATGAGAGTCACGTGGCAACCGGCTGAACAATCAGAAGCGAAAATCAGACCAGGGCACGCCCATCCTCCTCACTCCTTGCCCCAGAGCTCTACTCAGGCGGCGTCTGCAGCCACGCTGTCACGTCTCTGAGAGAGAATCTAGCATTATGGACACCTTGTCATCCGACGAGAAGGCGCAGAAGCAACCGCAGGGTGAGGTGCCCGTAGGGCCGAAGAACAAGGTTTCCCCTGTCCCCAGTGAGGCCCATGGGGGCAGCAGCCCCGATCCCGGTGCCTCCGTCCCCTCGGTCTCGAGCGGTCTTTCTCCATCGGGTGGTGGCGCCCCACATGGCGGCACAGCAGGTTCCTCTGCCTCCGCCCTGGCTGCTGTCGGCGCCATTTTGAACAATGGCGAGGGCCCGGATCTGCCCTCCACGGTCCGTGTGCAAGCGGGGGAGCGTGCTGACCTCCAAGGCAGCCGCAGTCCCCACACCGAGCTGAGATGTGTGGTGCCCGGGGCGGGCCAAGGTCTCCAGGCCTCACACGCAGGCGGCGTGGGCGCCGTGGTGCAAGCCATGAGGGGAGTCGGCCAGGCCAGCGGGCCTCCGACCCGGCCCACGAGCCTGGGGAAAGGCCGTGGGAGGAAGCAGCTCGGCCGCAAGGAGGCTGCCCAGGCTCAGAAGTCTCCAGGGTGTCGCTGTCTGTTTCCTGGGCTTCTGGCGCCTCAGTACCCCGTGCTTTCGCCGCCATCTTCTCCGGGGTCTCAGCCCAGCGGCCATCGCCGTTCTCGGGCTTCTCCGTGGGGTCAGGCAGcccagccaggccctgccctTCGAAGTCAGGCCCGAGCACCAGGCCCAGCTCTCCGCAGTCAAGCAGCCAGGCCAGGCCCTGCCCTCAATGGCCGCGCCACCCCGCTAGGCATTGATCATCTCAGCAGTGAATCTGAGCCAGGTCCTGCTCGCCGCCGCTGCCGCCATGCACCCGAACCAGGCCCTGCTCGCCGCCGCTGCCGCCATGCACCTGAACCAGGCCCTgttcgtcgtcgtcgtcgtcgttgtcgtcgccgccgccgcctccgtgCACCCCAGCCAGGTCCTGATCTCCACCGCTGCCGCCGTCGCcgtggccgccgccgccgccgccgccgccgccgccgtggcCGCCACGCGCCCAAGCCAGGCCCTGCCCCGCGAGACTGCGCCACTCCGCCAGGCCCGGCCCCTTCTACCTACACCACCCCGCCAGGCCCTGCCCCTTGGGGCTGCACCACCCCGCCACGCCCTCCTGTCGGCGGGCAAGCAGCCAGGCCAGGCCTTGGCCATCGAAGCTACACCGCTCCGCCAGGCACTGCTCTCCATAGCCCCGCGTCCGCGTCGGGCCCGGGCCTCCGTAGCCCCGCGCCCGGGCGGGGCCCGACCCTCCGTAGCCCCGCGTCCGCGCCGGGCCCGGGCGTCCGTAGCCCCGCGTccgcgccgggcccgggcctccgtGGCCCCGCGCCCCGGTCGGGCCCGGGCCTCCGTGGCCCCGCGCCCCGGTCGGGCCCGGCCCTCCGTGGCCCCGCGCCCCGGTCGGGCCCGGGCCTCCGTGGCCCCGCGCCCCGGTCGGGCCCGGCCCTCCGTGGCCCCGCGCCCCGGTCGGGCCCGGCCCTCCGTGGCCCCGCGCCCCGGTCGGGCCCGGCCCTCCGTGGCCCCGCGCCCGGGTCGGGCCCGGCCCTCCGTAGCCCTGCGCCCGGGTCGGGCCCAGCTCCTCACAGCAATGCCTCTGCACAAGGCCTTGCTCGCCGCCGCCTTCGTCGCTGCCGTGCCACCCCACCAGGTCCTGCTCTTCAGAGCCCCACAACTAGGCCTGAGGAGGCCCTCTGCTGCCCCGCAGCCCTGCCAGGTCTGGCTCTCAGCGGTCCTACATCCCACCGGGCTCCTCTTCGCTGCAATGGTGCATCCTGTCGAGGCCCTGTTCTCCACAACAGAGCTACCAGGCCAAGCCTTGCCCTGGAAGTCCACGCCTCCCCTGCAGGCCCTACTCTCTGCAGCAGCCTCACAGCCAGTCCAGGCCCTGTTCTCCGGAGCCACGCCTCCACACTGGGGCCTGTCCTCCGGAGCCATGTTACCCAGCAAAGATCAGCAGTTCGCAGCCTCCCTTCTCCGCCTGGGCTAGCCTCCCAGAGCCTTTTTCCCCCTGGGTTCGCCTTAAGAAGGCTGGTCTTCCGCAGCAGCTCAAATTCACCAGATCCTGAGGTCCTGTGCTTTGCCTCCCAGCCTGGTCCTGCCATCCACCCGAGTTCCTCCTCACCATCCTCTCTTGGTGCGTTCTCTTGTCTCTTCCCTAGACGATACAGTGagagcttctcctcctcctcccgagGGTCTCTGGGCCTGagcccctgtccctcccccgctGGGTGTTCTGTCCTGACCTCTTTGTCCTCCTGTGGGTTTTGCGGCCTGGGTTCCATCTCCACCCCTAGCCCTGCTACCATTAGGCGTGCCTTGCTGCCAGCACTTGATGCCCTGAGCCCTGTCTCTCCAGGAGAGCGGGCTGAAATAGGCAGCACACCTTACCCACCAACACCTCCTATGCTGTGACCCTCCATGAGCATCCTAAGACCCAAAAAAGGAACCCGCATCTCCCCACTGTCCTAAATGGGATGCCTGCCCTGCAGTTACCTGTGAGGTTTCCAAGTTTTGTGAGCCAAGAACCAATGTCCTGAGTTTTGAAACTTCCTCTCCCCAAGACTCTGCCACCCAGCACTTACTTGCTGCTGGCCCTTGATTCCGGGGCCCCTTCTCCCTCAAAAGGGCCGGACTGCCTTTGCCCTGAATTGAGGTTCCCCTGTTCTGGGTTGCCACATATACAATGAATTTTcgatgaataaaattaaaatgttgactttattgtgtttcattttttaatgtactgtgggTTTTGATTGAGGTACAAAGGTTTTACAGTTGGAGAATTAGAAAAAGGTTATCAGTATAGTAGCTTTCGTTTTGGAAGAATAAGTGAGGTAAAATATTCTGTGAGTCATTTTGCCAAAATTTGAAGTGGAGGTCTGTCCAAGAAGTTTTCAATAGTTACTATATATGCTTATAGTGTAAGTATTAGTACTGGGTACTGGGGTAAGACTAGGGAGCACcttgatggggattaaggagtgcagttttgtgatgagctctgggtattgtatgtaattgttgaatcactaaattg
This region of Meles meles chromosome X, mMelMel3.1 paternal haplotype, whole genome shotgun sequence genomic DNA includes:
- the LOC123934628 gene encoding EZH inhibitory protein-like, translated to MDTLSSDEKAQKQPQGEVPVGPKNKVSPVPSEAHGGSSPDPGASVPSVSSGLSPSGGGAPHGGTAGSSASALAAVGAILNNGEGPDLPSTVRVQAGERADLQGSRSPHTELRCVVPGAGQGLQASHAGGVGAVVQAMRGVGQASGPPTRPTSLGKGRGRKQLGRKEAAQAQKSPGCRCLFPGLLAPQYPVLSPPSSPGSQPSGHRRSRASPWGQAAQPGPALRTVNLSQVLLAAAAAMHPNQALLAAAAAMHLNQALFVVVVVVVVAAAASVHPSQVLISTAAAVAVAAAAAAAAAAVAATRPSQALPRETAPLRQARPLLPTPPRQALPLGAAPPRHALLSAGKQPGQALAIEATPLRQALLSIAPRPRRARASVAPRPGGARPSVAPRPRRARASVAPRPRRARASVAPRPGRARASVAPRPGRARPSVAPRPGRARASVAPRPGRARPSVAPRPGRARPSVAPRPGRARPSVAPRPGRARPSVALRPGRAQLLTAMPLHKALLAAAFVAAVPPHQVLLFRAPQLGLRRPSAAPQPCQVWLSAVLHPTGLLFAAMVHPVEALFSTTELPGQALPWKSTPPLQALLSAAASQPVQALFSGATPPHWGLSSGAMLPSKDQQFAASLLRLG